The sequence TGGCCGTCATGAGAATCGGTGTTCTTGGTGCCGGGGTGATGGCAGACGCGCTGGGCACGCGGTGGGCCGCCAACGGCCACGAAATGATGGTCGCCGGGCGGACGGCAGGCAAGGCGCAGGCGTTGGCCCGCAAGTGGGGCGGCCGTGCGGGGAGCTTCAGGGAGGTGGCCGAGTTCTGCGACATCGCCTTGATCGCGGTCCTCTACCAAGGCATGCCGGCCACGCTGGCCGAGATAGGCGACGCGCTGCAGGGCAAGCCCATCGTCGACTGCAACAATCCAGTCGAGATCGAGAGATTCACACTGATCACAGAACCCGGCCGGTCGATGGCGCAGAACATCGAGCGGGCGACCGGCGGACATGTGGTCAAGGCGTTCAACCTGTGCCATGCGCGCGTCTGGCAGATGCGGCCGCCGCTGTTCGACAACCGTCGCCTGGTCGTTCCCTACTGCGGTGACCACCCGGCGGCACTGGAGTCGACGCGGCAGCTGATCGCCGATATCGGGGGCGAACCACTGCTGATCGGTGGCCTGCAGCAGGCTCTCCACCTCGAAGCGATGGCCGCGATCGTGATCTCACTGCTGTTCGGCGGACGCGACCCGCACACGGTCTTCAACCTCGTCGACCAGAATTGAGCAGGTGTGACCTTGGGTGCGAACATCGTGCGCGACCTGGGCGACTGGATCTGTTTCTTCGATGAGGCCGGTCAGGGCTCAGGCCGCGCCAGGAAGCTCCTGGGCGGTACACCTGCCGGGTTCGGTTCTCGGCAAGGTGAGATTGGGCCTTGCCGGCGCTGGACGAGGTTCCTCAAGGACGTCGCGGGCACCGAGCCATGTGGGTTGCGCGCGTAGGTGCCGTCGGCGCCGGTGGTGAAGCTGCGGGTCAGCGGCCCGGAGACCGTGACGGTGGCGCCGGGCACGAGCTCGCCGCCGTCCTGACCTTGCCGGTCAGGACGGCCAGGGAGTCGAGCCTCCGTTCGACCCGGGAGACCCCCTGAACGTCGACGCGGACGCCGGCGAGCGGAACTGGTCAGTGGCTGAACGCTTCGGCGTTGCCGCGTGCCCATTCGCCGAAGGTGAGCGCGGGACGTCCGAGGAGCTCTTCAACGGTCCTGGTGGTCGGGCCCGGGACGTCTGCGTAGTCGGCGAGCGAGCCCAGCAGCCGGGAGGGGACCTCCTCGGGCAGCCCTTGTGCGAGCATCGCTTCGCGGACGCGTTCGGCCGGCAGTTCCTGGAACCTGAGATCCCGTCCGATGGCCTCAGCGATCATCTCTACCTTCGCGGGCTGGTCGAGGGACTGCGGCCCCGTGAGGGTGTAGGTGGCCCCTGAATGATCGGACGTCCGCAGGGCCTGGACGGCCACCGCCGCTATGTCGTGTTCGTGGATGGGGGAGGTGGCGGCCCGGCCGAAGGCGCCTCTCACCATTCCGGTGGCTTTGATCTGCGGCGCCCAGGCCAGCGCATTGGCGGCGAAGTCGGCCGGCCTCAGCACCGTCCACTCCAGGCCCGAGCCCGTCACGAGGTCCTCGGCGCGCTTGAACTGGTCGACGAACCGCGGTTCCCCCGCCGGGTACGCGACGGTGGCGGCGGACAACAGCACCGCCCGCCGCACACCGTGCCCGGCGGCCAGCCGCAGAAGGTCCCGTAGCCCGGGCCCGGTGGCGCGCGGACTGATCAGCATCGCCTCCACTCCCGGCAGTGCCGCATCGAGCGTGTGCGGGTGCGACGGGTCGCCGCCCACCGTCCGCGCACCAGGGGGCAGCGCGGCCGTGGAGGGCGCGCGGGTGACCGCCACGACGTCGGCGCCGTCCCCGAGCAGCAGGTCCACCGTCGGGCGGCCGACGACGCCGGTTGCTCCGATAATCAAGATCATGGTGCGTTCTCCCTAGAGTTCCGTGGATCCGGGTACCTCTAAGAGAGATCGCCCCCCGCCTCCTGTGACCTCTGCCGTATGTGACGTGCACCACGGCCGGATGGCGGGCGCTCGTGCCCGAACGCCTGCGCCGGGCTCGACCCTCCTGATCCGCCGTGCGTCTGTCGGCAGTCGCCGGAGCGCAGGGAAGAAGGTCCAGGCGCGTGCCAAGTGCGGGGATGGCCTGTGATGCAGGTCACAATTGTGGATTGTCACGTTCTCCGGGGCTGTCCTGTCCCATGGCCGTCCTGAACGAACGAGCCCCACGGGGAGCGAGCGATGAACACCAGTACCGACCACCAGATCGTCGTCCTGGGCGCCGGCTACACCGGCCTGATCGCCACAGCTCGGCTGGCCCGCTACACCCGCAGGCTGAACACCCGCATTACCCTGGTGAACCCCTCGTCCCGCTTCACCGAGCGGCTGCGCATGCACCAGGTGGCGGCGGGCCAGGAACTCACCGACTACCAGATCCCGGTTTTGCTGAAGGGCACCGGCGTGCGATTCCGCCAGGCCGCCGCCACCGCCATCGATACCGCCGACCGCGTGGTCACCCTCGACAACGGTGCCCGCCTCCACTACGACACGCTGGTCTATGCCCTCGGCAGCGCCACCGACACGAGCATCGTCCCCGGTACGGCGGATCACGCCTGGACCCTCAACGATCCCCGTCTGGCGCACCGCCTGTCGCGGCGGCTGCCCGAGATCGCCGCCACGGGCGGCGCGGTCACCGTCTGCGGCGGCGGGCTCACCGGCATCGAGGCGGCCGCCGAAATCGCCGAGGCGCATCCGGCGCTGACCGTCAATCTGGTCTGCGCCACCGAACCCGGCTCCATGATGGGCGAGAAGGCGCGAGCCCACCTCAACCGTGTCCTGGGCCGGCTGGGCGTGGTGCGCATGGTCGGGGTGAAGGTCACCAAAGTGCTGCCCGACGCCGTGCGTCTGGACACCGGCGAACTCGTCCCTTCGGATCTGATCCTGTGGACCAGCGGTGTGCGGGTGCCACGGCTCGCCGCCCAGGCCGGGATCGCCACCGACGAGAAGGGGCTCATCATCACCGACCCCACCCTGCGTTCGGTTTCGCACCCGGAGATCCATGCCATCGGAGACGCGGCCCTGGTGCGGCAGGCCTGGGGGCAGGTCCACGGCACTTGCCAAAGTGGCGTGGTCACCGCCGACTACACCGCCGCTGTCATCGCCCGGCTGCTGCGCGGAAAGCCGGTGAAGCCCCTGCGCTTCGGCTACTTCCACCAGCCGGTGAGCCTGGGGCGCAAGGACGCGGTCATCCAGTTCACCAATGCCGACGACACTCCGAAGCGGTGGTACCTGAAGGGCAAGGCCGCGGTCGTCTACAAGGAGCAGGTGAGCAGCACCCCGCCGGTGGCCGCCAAGATGTCCCGCTATGTGAAGATGCCGGTGCAGCTGTCGAAGGGTGGCCGCGTCACCCGTAAGGCCGCATGATGTTTCACGATCCGGGGCGGAGGGTTCGTCAGGACTCCCGGCCCGCTGAACACCCGAGTATCAGACCTCTAGGCGTGATTTCGATGGAGTATCGCGATACCGGCCGGCCGTCCCCGGCACCCGAGCCGCGCGAGGCGACGACCGATCCGTTCGCCGAACACCGCCGGCTTCTGTTCGGCACCGCCTATCACATGCTGGGCAGCGTCGTCGACGCCGAGGACATCCTGCAGGACGCCTGGCTGAAATGGCATGCGGTGGACCAGGCCTCGGTGGAGCATCCCAAGTCCTACCTGGTGCGCACCGTCACCAACCTTGCCCTGAACCGCCTTACCTCCGCCCGTGCCACCCGCGAGACATATGTGGGCCCATGGCTTCCCGAACCGCTGATCACCCCATCGAACGCTGTCGAGGAGACCGAAATGGCCGACACGGTGTCGACGGCCATGCTGGTCGTGTTCGAAACCCTCAACCCCACCGAGCGAGTCGTCTTCGTGCTGCGTGAGGTCTTCGGCTACTCCTATGCCGAGATCGGCGGCTTCCTCGATCGCCCCCCGGCCACTGTGCGCCAGATCTCGCACCGCGCCCGTTCGCACGTTCAGGCCCGCCGCCCCCGCTTCGAAGCGGACGATGCGGCGCGCGAGGGGATCACCGAGAGGTTCATGGCCGCCTGTCGCGGCGGTGACCTCAACGCCCTCATGGAACTGCTCGCCCCGGAAGTGACGCTGTGGAACGACGGCGGGGGCATCGTCACCGCCGCCCGCCGTCCGCTGCACGGCCCCGCCCATGTGGCGCGCTGGCTCCTGGGCGTCATGGCCAAACCGGTCTCCGCCGGCATCCGCCTGGAATCCGCGGTCGTCAACGGCGAACTGAGCGTCGTAGGCATGATCGGCGACGACCCCGTCGGCGCCCTCACCTACGACGTTCACGACGGCCGCATCGAAAAGATCCGCTTCCAGGTCAACCCCCAGAAGCTGGGCGGTGTCCGAGCGGCGGGTGGTGCCGCCTCCGACCCACCACCGAACTGAGAGCGCCGCCCCGATCATGATGTAGAGCCGGGCTCACGCGGCGGGCGTCCACCACTCTTGGTTCCAGCCCTCTATACGGAGGTCGATGAGTCGGCGGAGGTTGAGGGGCGGCGGCTTGGGTGGGCGGCCAGGCATCGCCTGCGATGATGCCTCGGTGGCGGAGGCGGGGGTTTCCGCGGTAGAGGAGCCGGGCGACGGCGTGTTCGACCGGTGGCCTCCCGCGACGGTAGTCGGCTTTTCGTGCTAGGAGCCGACCGCCGCGCGTTTGCGGGCACCGCGGACCGCCGCGGAGAGGGTGGCGATGTCGTAGGCGCCGACGTGGCGGCGTCCGTTGACGAAGAAGGTCGGGGTTCCGGAGACGCCGCTCAGGTCGGCCGAGTCGACGTCTTCGGCGATCCGTCCGGCACCGGTATGCCGGCGCAGGTCGGCACGGAAACGATCGACGTCGAGGCCGATGTCGCCGGCGTAGCGGACCAGGTCCCGGGGCCTCAGCGCGTCCTGGCGGTCGAGCAGCAGGTCGTGCATCTCCCAGAACCGGCCCTGCGCGGCGGCCGCCTCGGCGGCCTCGGCCGCGAGTTGCGCCTGGGGATGGATGTCGTTGAGCGGCAGGTGGCGCCACACGTACCGGACGTCCCCGTAGTCGGCGAGCAGTTCCCGGACGACGGACTCCGCCCGTCCGCAGTACGGGCATTCGAAGTCGCCGTACTCCACCACCGTGACCGGCGCCTTCTCGGGGCCGCGGACATGGTCGCGATCGGGCTCGACCGGTGCGGCCAGGTCGATGATGCTCTCCGCCGTCCCGAGCAGCGCGCGCAGTCGCCTGCGCGGCGGCAGCAGCGCGGTCGCGCGGACGACGACCCAGGTCACGACCGTGGCGCACAGTGCCGCGGACAGCACGCCGATCTTGGCCTCCTCCAGCCGCGCATCCGTGAAGGAGAGCGTCGCGATCAGCAGGGCCACGGTGAAGCCGATGCCGGCGATCGCGCCGCCGCCACCGACCGCCGCCCAGCCGACCGGCGGACGCAACCGGCCCCGGCTCACCCGGGTCACCAGCCATGAGGCCCCGAGGATCCCGAGCGGCTTCCCGACCACGTAGCCGATCACGATGCCGAGCGTCACCGTCGAGGTGAAGGCGCGGCCGAGGAACCCGGCGGTGATCGTGACGCCCGCGTTGGCCAGCGCGAACAGCGGCACGACCGCGTAGCTCGTCCACGGGTGGATCAGCAGCTGGAGCCGCTCGTTCGGGGAGATCGCCGCGGCCACCCCGGTCCGCGCCGACCGGGCGAACTCCGGGGTGGGCTGCTCCCGGAACAGCCTGAAGACCTCGGTGGCGCGTTCCAGGTCGTCGCGCGCCGCCGGGTGGGCGTACGTCAGCAGTCCCATGACCAGGCCGACGACCACCGGCTCCACCCCGGCGGACTGGACGGCCGCCCACGCGGCGACGCCCAGCACGACGTACACCGGGATCTGCCGCACCCCGAGGGCTCGCACGAGCACGGTCACCGCGAGGATGCCGACCGCCAGCAGCAGCGGGGGCAGCGCGACGTCGCCGCTGTAGACGATCGCGATCACCGCGAGCGCGATGACGTCGTCCACGACGGTGGCCGTGAGCAGGTACGTGCGCAGCCGCGGGGGGAAGGTCCGTCCGACCAGCGCGAGCACGCCCAGCGCGAACGCGGTGTCGGTCGACATCGCGATGCCCCAGCCGTGGGCGGCCGGACCGCCGGCGTTGAAGGCGAGGTAGATGGCCACGGGCACGACCATCCCGCCGACACCGGCGGCCAGCGGCAGCGCGAACCGCCGCCGGTCGCGGAGCTCTCCCATGTCGAACTCGCGGCGCGCTTCGAGCCCGACCACGAAGAAGAAGACCGTCATCAGGCCGTTGTTGACCCAGTCCCGCAGATCCTGCGAGAGGCCGGTGCCACCGAACCGGACGGAGACCTGCGTCTCCCACACCCGATCGTAGGAGGACGCGTCCGCGTTCGCCCAGACCAGTGCGGCGAGCGTCGCGGCCAGCAGGACCACGGCGCCGCCCGTCTCGGTGCGCATGAACTCCCGCAGCGGGGTCGGCAGGTTGCGTGCCCACGCGGTCCGGTCGGCGAACGATCCGGAGGGCGGGCCCGCTCGGCGCTCCGTCATGGCTGGACGCTCACCCGCGCCCCTCCTCATCCGTGTCCGGCAGCCGGACGCGCAGGGAGACGGTCCCGGTCAGGTCGATCCAGGCCGAGTCCGGCGTTCGGACGAAGCGCAGGAGGACGTGACCGCATTCGGGGCAGCGGGCGACCATGCCCGGCGCCCGGTCGTACACCCGCAGCTCGGCGATCGGGCCGGTGAGCCCGCAGTTGACGCAGCGGCCGGTGGCCGCCGTGACGTCCACGGCGAACAGCTCGCTGAGCGGGCCGGCCAGGGCGTTGCCGTCCACATGATCCATGGGACGCCGACCCGGGGTGTCCTCCCGACGGGGCACGTTCATCTCACTCAGACTCCGTTCAGCCGAACCGTTCGGTCTTGATCCGCCGCGGGTCGTGACCGCGGGCGAGCAACAGGTCGGCCGCCGACTCCACGAATCCCGTCGGCCCGCAGACGAAGCAGTCACGGTCGGGCGGGCCGTCCCCGAGATCGGCCGCCATCAGCCGGCCGGGCGGGCGGGGCCAGCCGTCGGGGGCGACCCGGG is a genomic window of Actinomadura citrea containing:
- a CDS encoding RNA polymerase sigma-70 factor codes for the protein MEYRDTGRPSPAPEPREATTDPFAEHRRLLFGTAYHMLGSVVDAEDILQDAWLKWHAVDQASVEHPKSYLVRTVTNLALNRLTSARATRETYVGPWLPEPLITPSNAVEETEMADTVSTAMLVVFETLNPTERVVFVLREVFGYSYAEIGGFLDRPPATVRQISHRARSHVQARRPRFEADDAAREGITERFMAACRGGDLNALMELLAPEVTLWNDGGGIVTAARRPLHGPAHVARWLLGVMAKPVSAGIRLESAVVNGELSVVGMIGDDPVGALTYDVHDGRIEKIRFQVNPQKLGGVRAAGGAASDPPPN
- a CDS encoding NADPH-dependent F420 reductase: MRIGVLGAGVMADALGTRWAANGHEMMVAGRTAGKAQALARKWGGRAGSFREVAEFCDIALIAVLYQGMPATLAEIGDALQGKPIVDCNNPVEIERFTLITEPGRSMAQNIERATGGHVVKAFNLCHARVWQMRPPLFDNRRLVVPYCGDHPAALESTRQLIADIGGEPLLIGGLQQALHLEAMAAIVISLLFGGRDPHTVFNLVDQN
- a CDS encoding NAD(P)/FAD-dependent oxidoreductase, with product MNTSTDHQIVVLGAGYTGLIATARLARYTRRLNTRITLVNPSSRFTERLRMHQVAAGQELTDYQIPVLLKGTGVRFRQAAATAIDTADRVVTLDNGARLHYDTLVYALGSATDTSIVPGTADHAWTLNDPRLAHRLSRRLPEIAATGGAVTVCGGGLTGIEAAAEIAEAHPALTVNLVCATEPGSMMGEKARAHLNRVLGRLGVVRMVGVKVTKVLPDAVRLDTGELVPSDLILWTSGVRVPRLAAQAGIATDEKGLIITDPTLRSVSHPEIHAIGDAALVRQAWGQVHGTCQSGVVTADYTAAVIARLLRGKPVKPLRFGYFHQPVSLGRKDAVIQFTNADDTPKRWYLKGKAAVVYKEQVSSTPPVAAKMSRYVKMPVQLSKGGRVTRKAA
- a CDS encoding NAD(P)H-binding protein, with translation MILIIGATGVVGRPTVDLLLGDGADVVAVTRAPSTAALPPGARTVGGDPSHPHTLDAALPGVEAMLISPRATGPGLRDLLRLAAGHGVRRAVLLSAATVAYPAGEPRFVDQFKRAEDLVTGSGLEWTVLRPADFAANALAWAPQIKATGMVRGAFGRAATSPIHEHDIAAVAVQALRTSDHSGATYTLTGPQSLDQPAKVEMIAEAIGRDLRFQELPAERVREAMLAQGLPEEVPSRLLGSLADYADVPGPTTRTVEELLGRPALTFGEWARGNAEAFSH
- a CDS encoding DUF6510 family protein — its product is MNVPRREDTPGRRPMDHVDGNALAGPLSELFAVDVTAATGRCVNCGLTGPIAELRVYDRAPGMVARCPECGHVLLRFVRTPDSAWIDLTGTVSLRVRLPDTDEEGRG
- the nhaA gene encoding Na+/H+ antiporter NhaA, translated to MTERRAGPPSGSFADRTAWARNLPTPLREFMRTETGGAVVLLAATLAALVWANADASSYDRVWETQVSVRFGGTGLSQDLRDWVNNGLMTVFFFVVGLEARREFDMGELRDRRRFALPLAAGVGGMVVPVAIYLAFNAGGPAAHGWGIAMSTDTAFALGVLALVGRTFPPRLRTYLLTATVVDDVIALAVIAIVYSGDVALPPLLLAVGILAVTVLVRALGVRQIPVYVVLGVAAWAAVQSAGVEPVVVGLVMGLLTYAHPAARDDLERATEVFRLFREQPTPEFARSARTGVAAAISPNERLQLLIHPWTSYAVVPLFALANAGVTITAGFLGRAFTSTVTLGIVIGYVVGKPLGILGASWLVTRVSRGRLRPPVGWAAVGGGGAIAGIGFTVALLIATLSFTDARLEEAKIGVLSAALCATVVTWVVVRATALLPPRRRLRALLGTAESIIDLAAPVEPDRDHVRGPEKAPVTVVEYGDFECPYCGRAESVVRELLADYGDVRYVWRHLPLNDIHPQAQLAAEAAEAAAAQGRFWEMHDLLLDRQDALRPRDLVRYAGDIGLDVDRFRADLRRHTGAGRIAEDVDSADLSGVSGTPTFFVNGRRHVGAYDIATLSAAVRGARKRAAVGS